The following proteins come from a genomic window of Lolium rigidum isolate FL_2022 chromosome 5, APGP_CSIRO_Lrig_0.1, whole genome shotgun sequence:
- the LOC124654024 gene encoding death-inducer obliterator 1-like: MAQGTAPAAAGGGGGGVYSAPAAVATTPPGTPRGAAPPPPPPSAGHYAVELYFDPALENQVLKAWNALARRQLSSRLIDTASRPHLPLLHLPAAALPDPLRLAPALRALASRIDPLPLALSSLASPPSSLDAGVLFLSPTPSAALLGLHAQLCELLRKDAGLEVPDGFRPDNWVPRCAVAVDVPRGRMAEAFCVLRELKLLPVSGYGMDIALVEVAPTVREVVSYPLGGSGGPGAD; this comes from the coding sequence ATGGCGCAAGGCACCGCGCCCGCCgcggccggcggaggcggcggaggtgtTTACTCCGCCCCGGCGGCGGTCGCGACGACCCCTCCAGGCACCCCTCGCGGggcggcgccgcctccgccgccccctTCCGCGGGGCACTACGCGGTCGAGCTCTACTTCGATCCCGCGCTGGAGAACCAGGTGCTCAAGGCGTGGAACGCGCTGGCGCGGCGGCAGCTCAGCAGCCGCCTCATCGACACCGCGTCGCGCCCGCACCTCCCGCTGCTGcacctccccgccgccgcgctcCCCGACCCGCTCCGCCTCGCGCCCGCGCTCCGAGCGCTCGCCTCCCGCATCGATCCGCTCCCGCTCGCGCTCTCCTCGCTCGCGTCGCCCCCGTCGTCCCTCGACGCGGGGGTCCTCTTCCTCTCGCCCACGCCCTCGGCCGCGCTGCTCGGCCTCCACGCGCAGCTCTGCGAGCTGCTGCGCAAGGACGCCGGCCTCGAGGTGCCCGACGGGTTCCGGCCCGACAACTGGGTGCCGCGgtgcgccgtcgccgtcgatgtGCCCCGCGGCCGCATGGCCGAGGCCTTTTGCGTGCTCCGCGAGCTCAAGCTGCTCCCCGTCTCCGGGTACGGGATGGACATCGCACTTGTCGAGGTCGCGCCGACCGTCAGGGAGGTTGTGTCCTACCcgctcggcggcagcggcggccctGGAGCCGACTAA